A portion of the Papilio machaon chromosome Z, ilPapMach1.1, whole genome shotgun sequence genome contains these proteins:
- the LOC106717091 gene encoding LIM/homeobox protein Lhx9 — MLKERQSLEGSPAAPDECAGCGGRIQDRFYLLAVDRQWHGTCLRCCECRLPLDTELTCFSRDGNIYCKDDYYRMFCVKRCARCGNGITANELVMRARDMVYHLTCFTCFTCGTLLSKGDVFGMRDGLVYCRPHYDNACMDEYCEDDTNSVYRCQDMHSGGDSPSQFYNGGPSHKGRPRKRKLAQGSPEDMQVQTMRMSSTALEILHRGDLSSSMESLAYDSSVASPGSVSSHTQRTKRMRTSFKHHQLRTMKSYFAINQNPDAKDLKQLAQKTGLSKRVLQVWFQNARAKWRRNIMRQESNQHVPMTANGNPGHSGNTSLVPGPVSTNGVPSTMMMGEPLQGIDDMRVHTPHPISFNELY, encoded by the exons ATGCTTAAGGAGCGGCAGAGTTTGGAGGGGTCGCCTGCTGCCCCAGACGAGTGCGCCGGCTGCGGGGGAAGGATACAAGACAG GTTTTACCTACTTGCCGTGGACCGACAATGGCATGGTACTTGCTTGAGATGCTGCGAGTGTCGATTGCCCCTTGACACTGAGCTGACTTGCTTCTCAAGAGATGGAAACATCTACTGCAAGGACGATTACTATAG AATGTTCTGCGTGAAGCGCTGCGCTCGCTGTGGCAATGGCATTACCGCTAACGAGCTTGTGATGAGAGCACGCGACATGGTGTACCACCTAACTTGCTTCACATGCTTCACTTGTGGCACTCTACTGTCCAAGGGTGACGTGTTCGGCATGAGAGATGGATTGGTGTACTGTCGTCCACACTATGATAACGCGTGTATGGATGAATATTGTGAAGACGATACGAACAGCGTCTATAG GTGTCAAGATATGCACAGCGGAGGTGATTCTCCATCACAGTTCTACAACGGAGGACCAAGTCACAAAGGACGTCCTAGGAAAAGAAAACTAGCTCAAGGGTCACCCGAAGACATGCAGGTGCAAACAATGCGAATGAGCAGCACAGCACTCG AAATACTGCATAGAGGTGATTTGTCTTCCTCAATGGAATCATTGGCTTACGATTCGTCAGTGGCTTCGCCAGGTAGCGTCTCGAGCCACACACAACGCACCAAGCGAATGCGAACCAGCTTCAAGCATCACCAGCTGCGCACCATGAAGTCCTACTTTGCGATTAATCAAAATCCTGACGCCAAAGATTTAAAACAGCTTGCGCAGAAAACTGGCCTCTCGAAACGAGTCCTACAG gtCTGGTTTCAAAATGCGCGGGCAAAGTGGCGACGTAACATCATGCGTCAAGAATCGAACCAGCACGTACCGATGACCGCGAACGGCAACCCGGGCCACTCGGGGAACACGTCTCTTGTACCAGGACCGGTGTCGACGAATGGTGTCCCTTCTACAATGATGATGGGCGAACCACTCCAAGGTATAGACGACATGAGAGTACATACTCCTCATCCGATAAGTTTCAAcgaattgtattaa